In Rosa chinensis cultivar Old Blush chromosome 1, RchiOBHm-V2, whole genome shotgun sequence, a genomic segment contains:
- the LOC112170247 gene encoding proliferating cell nuclear antigen gives MLELRLQASVLKEILVFMETMKVNGEQFIETMKVYGINYCSRTELVGCWPTELFDCSPTELCLQALDPSYLSLVALRLRPDAFKHYQCDRPISLGIVLPSMAKILNFAVNDDDVTIRLTMVIIVVLQNNSIGCIASVDDKPEEEEEEEEEVTVIEMNEPVSIEYQLSCLKPFTEASPLSNTFRINLSRQLPVVVDYKIAKTSYFRFYLTPIVKDEDGRRP, from the exons ATGTTGGAACTCAGACTTCAAGCATCGGTCCTCAAGGAAATTCTGGTGTTCATGGAGACGATGAAGGTGAATGGCGAGCAATTCATCGAGACGATGAAGGTGTATGGCATCAACTATTGCTCGCGAACTGAGCTCGTTGGTTGTTGGCCAACCGAGCTCTTCGATTGCTCGCCAACCGAGCTCTGCCTCCAAGCCTTGGATCCCAGCTATTTGTCTCTGGTGGCCTTGCGGCTCAGACCTGACGCCTTCAAGCACTACCAATGCGATCGGCCCATCTCTTTGGGAATTGTCCTCCCAAGCATGGCCAAGATCCTCAACTTTGCGGTAAACGACGACGACGTCACCATCAGGCTGACGATGGTGATAATAGTGGTACT GCAGAACAATAGTATTGGCTGTATTGCTAGTGTGGATGACAagcctgaagaagaagaagaagaagaagaagaagtaacaGTTATAGAAATGAACGAGCCGGTTTCGATCGAATATCAGTTGAGCTGCTTGAAGCCGTTTACAGAAGCTAGCCCGCTGTCAAACACATTTAGGATTAACTTGTCTCGGCAGCTGCCAGTTGTGGTTGACTACAAAATTGCAAAGACGAGTTATTTTAGGTTCTACTTGACTCCTATAGTCAAGGACGAGGACGGACGGCGTCCCTAG
- the LOC112170253 gene encoding probable LRR receptor-like serine/threonine-protein kinase At1g05700 yields MNTLRSFPNRTPQNCYALPVDKQTVRYLIRVGFYYGNYDGLSNPPSFDIHIDGQKWSTVKTSTLGEGPMYHEALYETQGLGSISLCVVQVKDGGVPFISSIEAVPLLAPFNPLYSKMETNNTFDLVSRINFGGDEIRFTGLLSENYNRIWTRGTTPPNCNEVSTLPDILSPENDPPISVLRTAIESIDLTHPITLPVSLSQTTPQSAYFVLYFTETTSLPKPGDTRIIQININGQMKSTVTLEFTKCKVITLYPVIVEGTTINVTLASASSSTLPPIISAMEVFTRVDHEKSSSPPPASPASHGTRGTSFVRTFILFLVFGCFFHC; encoded by the exons ATGAACACCCTCCGTTCATTCCCAAATCGGACACCACAAAATTGCTATGCTTTGCCAGTCGATAAGCAAACCGTACGCTACCTGATTCGGGTTGGGTTCTACTATGGCAACTATGATGGTCTCTCAAACCCTCCATCGTTCGATATTCATATCGATGGTCAAAAATGGTCGACGGTCAAAACATCAACTCTGGGAGAAGGGCCAATGTATCATGAAGCCTTGTATGAAACTCAAGGGTTAGGTTCTATTAGTCTTTGCGTTGTGCAAGTTAAGGATGGAGGGGTTCCCTTTATTTCTTCAATAGAAGCTGTTCCGTTATTGGCTCCTTTTAATCCATTGTACTCTAAGATGGAGACAAACAACACTTTCGATTTAGTATCCAGGATAAACTTTGGTGGTGATGAAATAAG GTTCACAGGGTTATTATCAGAAAACTATAACCGAATATGGACACGAGGAACAACTCCGCCAAACTGCAACGAAGTTTCTACCTTACCAGATATACTCTCCCCAGAAAATGACCCTCCTATTTCAGTGTTGCGCACGGCCATAGAATCAATAGACCTTACCCATCCAATAACCTTGCCCGTTAGCCTCTCGCAAACAACCCCCCAGTCAGCTTACTTTGTGCTCTATTTTACCGAAACGACAAGCCTACCTAAACCAGGCGACACCAGAATAATTCAGATCAACATCAATGGTCAAATGAAATCCACAGTGACACTTGAGTTCACTAAATGCAAGGTGATCACATTATACCCTGTGATCGTCGAGGGTACCACAATTAACGTGACATTGGCATCGGCTAGTAGCTCTACCCTACCTCCGATCATCAGTGCAATGGAAGTGTTCACAAGAGTGGATCATGAAAAGAGTTCATCTCCTCCTCCTGCTTCTCCAGCCTCACATGGAACTAGAGGAACTTCTTTTGTGCGCACATTCATATTGTTTCTTGTGTTTGGTTGTTTCTTCCATTGCTAG